One genomic region from Jilunia laotingensis encodes:
- the alaS gene encoding alanine--tRNA ligase: MLTAKETRDSFKNFFESKGHQIVPSAPMVIKDDPTLMFTNAGMNQFKDIILGNHPAKYHRVADSQKCLRVSGKHNDLEEVGHDTYHHTMFEMLGNWSFGDYFKKEAISWAWEYLVEVLKLNPEHLYATVFEGSPEEGLERDNEAASYWEQFLPKDHIINGNKHDNFWEMGDTGPCGPCSEIHIDLRPAEERAKVSGRELVNHDHPQVIEIWNLVFMQYNRKADSSLEPLPAKVIDTGMGFERLCMALQGKTSNYDTDVFQPLIKAIAQMAGTEYGKDQQADVAMRVIADHIRTIAFSITDGQLPSNAKAGYVIRRILRRAVRYGYTFLGQKQAFMYKLLPVLIDNMGDAYPELIAQKGLIEKVIKEEEESFLRTLETGIRLLDKTMADAKAAGQTEISGKDAFTLYDTFGFPLDLTELILRENGMTVNNEEFNAEMQQQKQRARNAAAIETGDWITLKEGTTEFVGYDYTEYETSILRYRQVKQKNQTLYQIVLDYTPFYAESGGQVGDTGALVSEFETIEVIDTKKENNLPIHITKKLPEHPEAPMMACVDTDKRAACAANHSATHLLDEALREVLGEHVEQKGSLVTPDSLRFDFSHFQKVTDEEIRKVEHMVNAKVRANIPLQEYRNLPIEEAKELGAIALFGEKYGDHVRVIQFGSSVEFCGGTHVAATGNIGMVKIMSESSVAAGVRRIEAYTGARVEEMLDTVQDTLNDLKALFNNAPDLGVAIRKYIDENAGLKKQVDDFMKEKEAALKERLLKNVQEINGVKVIKLCAPMPAEVVKNIAFQIRGEITDNLFFVAGTVDNNKPMLTVMISDNLVAGGLKAGTLVKEAAKLIQGGGGGQPHFATAGGKNADGLNAAIEKVLELAGI, translated from the coding sequence ATGTTGACTGCAAAAGAGACCAGAGATTCGTTCAAGAATTTCTTTGAGTCAAAAGGACATCAGATCGTTCCTTCGGCTCCTATGGTAATTAAAGATGACCCCACCCTGATGTTTACCAATGCGGGGATGAATCAGTTTAAAGATATAATTTTGGGCAACCACCCGGCGAAATACCACAGAGTCGCAGACTCACAGAAATGCCTCCGTGTTAGTGGAAAGCATAATGACCTCGAAGAAGTAGGACATGATACGTATCATCATACGATGTTCGAGATGCTCGGGAACTGGTCGTTCGGTGACTATTTCAAAAAAGAAGCCATCAGTTGGGCATGGGAATACCTGGTGGAAGTTTTGAAATTAAATCCTGAACACCTATATGCCACCGTTTTTGAAGGTAGCCCTGAAGAAGGTTTGGAGCGTGACAATGAAGCAGCTTCTTATTGGGAACAGTTCCTTCCGAAAGACCACATCATCAACGGCAACAAGCACGACAACTTCTGGGAAATGGGTGATACAGGTCCTTGCGGTCCATGCTCGGAAATCCATATCGACCTGCGTCCGGCTGAAGAACGTGCCAAGGTTTCAGGTCGCGAACTTGTGAATCATGATCATCCACAAGTGATCGAAATATGGAATCTCGTATTCATGCAATACAACCGCAAAGCTGACAGCAGCCTCGAACCGCTTCCGGCAAAAGTAATCGATACCGGAATGGGATTCGAACGTCTTTGTATGGCTTTACAAGGCAAGACCTCCAATTATGATACGGACGTGTTCCAACCACTCATCAAGGCAATTGCTCAAATGGCAGGAACAGAATACGGCAAAGACCAGCAGGCAGATGTTGCCATGCGTGTAATTGCCGACCACATACGTACCATCGCCTTTTCTATCACAGATGGCCAGTTGCCGTCCAATGCAAAAGCCGGTTATGTGATTCGCCGTATCCTGCGTCGTGCCGTACGTTATGGTTACACTTTCTTAGGACAGAAACAGGCTTTTATGTACAAACTTCTTCCTGTCCTTATCGACAACATGGGAGACGCATACCCTGAACTGATAGCCCAGAAAGGACTGATCGAGAAAGTAATCAAGGAAGAAGAGGAATCTTTCCTTCGTACACTCGAAACAGGTATTCGCCTGCTCGACAAAACAATGGCCGATGCTAAGGCAGCAGGTCAGACAGAAATCAGCGGCAAAGATGCATTTACATTATATGACACATTCGGTTTCCCACTTGACCTCACCGAGCTGATCCTTCGTGAAAACGGCATGACCGTGAACAACGAAGAGTTCAATGCCGAAATGCAACAGCAGAAACAACGCGCACGCAACGCTGCTGCCATCGAGACCGGTGACTGGATCACCCTAAAAGAAGGTACCACTGAGTTCGTTGGCTACGATTACACGGAATATGAAACGTCTATTCTTCGCTATCGTCAGGTGAAACAGAAAAACCAGACATTGTATCAGATCGTATTGGATTACACTCCGTTCTATGCCGAAAGTGGTGGTCAGGTAGGTGATACAGGGGCGCTGGTAAGCGAATTTGAAACTATAGAAGTAATCGATACCAAAAAAGAGAACAACCTTCCGATCCATATTACCAAGAAATTACCCGAACATCCGGAAGCACCGATGATGGCATGTGTCGATACTGATAAGCGTGCGGCTTGTGCCGCAAATCATTCGGCAACCCACCTGCTGGATGAAGCCCTTCGTGAAGTTCTTGGTGAACATGTCGAGCAGAAAGGTTCATTGGTAACTCCTGACTCCCTCCGTTTCGACTTCTCCCATTTCCAAAAAGTAACGGATGAAGAAATCCGCAAAGTGGAACATATGGTGAACGCCAAAGTCCGTGCCAACATTCCTTTGCAAGAATACCGCAACCTTCCCATCGAAGAAGCCAAAGAACTAGGAGCAATCGCTCTGTTCGGTGAAAAGTATGGCGACCATGTTCGCGTCATTCAGTTCGGTTCATCGGTTGAGTTTTGTGGTGGCACGCATGTAGCCGCCACCGGAAACATCGGAATGGTGAAAATCATGTCCGAAAGTTCCGTAGCAGCCGGAGTACGCCGTATCGAAGCTTATACGGGAGCAAGAGTGGAAGAAATGCTGGATACCGTACAGGACACATTAAATGACCTGAAAGCTTTGTTCAACAACGCCCCCGACCTTGGAGTGGCTATCCGCAAATATATCGACGAGAATGCCGGATTGAAAAAACAGGTAGACGACTTCATGAAGGAAAAAGAGGCTGCATTGAAAGAACGCCTGTTAAAGAACGTACAGGAAATAAACGGTGTAAAAGTGATAAAGCTTTGCGCCCCGATGCCTGCTGAGGTAGTGAAAAACATTGCTTTCCAGATTCGTGGCGAGATTACCGACAACCTGTTCTTTGTAGCCGGAACTGTTGACAACAACAAGCCAATGCTTACCGTGATGATCAGCGACAACCTCGTTGCAGGTGGTCTGAAAGCCGGCACCCTGGTTAAAGAGGCAGCGAAACTGATTCAAGGCGGTGGCGGTGGTCAACCTCACTTCGCAACAGCCGGAGGTAAAAACGCGGACGGGTTGAATGCAGCAATAGAAAAGGTATTGGAATTGGCTGGAATTTAA
- a CDS encoding OmpA family protein: protein MKKIVTVLFCMAVLTANAQTAVEGNKFLDNWSINLNAGGTTPLTHSAFFKNMRPIVGLGLTKQVTPVLGLGVEAMGSFNTTDSRTAFDNSNISLLGTLNLNNLFTSYKGSPRLFEVETVTGFGWLHYYYNKAMGHDANSLSTKLGLNFNFNLGEAKAWTVAFKPALVYDMNANATNNICFNANRAAWEFTAGLKYHFRCSNGEHYFTIVKPYNQAEIDALNSQINNLRQEVNDNAIASETALKSADQKVTDLQNALNDCKNQAPKVVTETITNNKKTLESVVTFRQGGTTVESSQLPNVERIATYLKHHKDATVSIKGYASPEGSAEVNARIANQRAQAVKTVLTNKYKIAANRITAEGQGVGNMFEEADWNRVSICTIHEN from the coding sequence ATGAAAAAGATCGTTACTGTTCTATTTTGTATGGCTGTTCTTACTGCAAATGCACAAACAGCTGTTGAAGGCAACAAGTTTCTGGACAATTGGTCAATAAACCTCAATGCAGGTGGAACGACCCCTCTCACGCACAGTGCATTCTTTAAAAACATGCGCCCTATTGTAGGGCTTGGATTAACCAAACAAGTTACTCCAGTACTCGGATTAGGCGTTGAAGCTATGGGCAGTTTTAATACCACTGATAGCCGGACAGCATTTGATAATTCGAATATCAGCTTGTTGGGAACTCTGAATCTAAACAATCTGTTTACCAGCTACAAAGGTTCTCCCAGACTCTTTGAAGTAGAAACTGTAACCGGTTTTGGATGGTTGCATTACTATTACAACAAGGCAATGGGTCATGACGCCAACAGTCTTTCAACCAAGCTTGGACTTAATTTCAATTTCAATTTAGGAGAAGCCAAAGCATGGACTGTTGCCTTCAAACCGGCCTTGGTTTACGATATGAATGCAAATGCTACGAATAACATATGTTTCAACGCCAACCGTGCGGCCTGGGAATTCACAGCCGGATTGAAATACCATTTCCGTTGCAGCAACGGTGAACATTATTTTACTATTGTGAAACCCTATAATCAAGCTGAAATTGATGCCCTAAATAGTCAAATCAACAACTTACGTCAAGAAGTGAATGACAATGCCATCGCATCGGAAACCGCATTGAAGAGTGCCGATCAGAAAGTAACCGATCTACAGAATGCTTTGAACGATTGCAAAAACCAAGCTCCGAAAGTAGTGACCGAGACGATCACTAACAACAAAAAGACATTGGAATCAGTCGTAACATTCCGTCAGGGAGGTACCACTGTAGAATCGTCACAATTACCAAATGTGGAGCGCATTGCCACCTATTTGAAACATCACAAAGATGCTACCGTATCTATTAAAGGATATGCTTCTCCCGAAGGTAGCGCAGAAGTGAATGCACGTATTGCCAACCAACGCGCTCAAGCTGTAAAGACTGTACTTACCAACAAGTATAAGATCGCAGCCAACCGTATCACTGCCGAAGGACAAGGAGTGGGCAATATGTTTGAAGAAGCTGACTGGAATCGTGTCAGCATTTGCACTATCCATGAAAATTGA
- a CDS encoding GH92 family glycosyl hydrolase, producing MKPQFYLSFVLISLLFTACTTTPKKAINDYTQYVNPFIGTDFTGNTYPGAQAPFGMVQLSPDNGLPGWDRISGYFYPDSTIAGFSHTHLSGTGAGDLYDISFMPVTLPYKEAEAPLGIYSKFSHDEESATAGYYQVRLKDYDIHVELTATERCGIQRYTFPEAKAAIFLNLEKAMNWDFTNDSYIEVLDSVTIQGYRFSDGWARDQHIYFCTRFSKPFASVEMDTTAIIKDGKRLGTATVARFNFNTKKDEQITLSTAISGVSMEGAAKNLQAEVPEDDFDKYREETRDNWNKQLSKIEITTNDNNDKVNFYTALYHSMIAPTIYSDVDGAYYGPDKQTHQANGWVNYGTFSLWDTFRAAHPLFTYTEPERTNDMVKSFIAFYEQNGRLPVWNFYGSETDMMIGYHAVPVIVDAYLKGIGDFDPEKALAACITTANLDHYRGIGDYKKMGYIPYNKEDGYNSENWSLSKTLEYAYDDYCIARMAEKMGKKEIADEFYQRSQNYRNVYNPATSFMQPRDDKGEFQKDFKADAYTPHICESNGWQYFWSVQQDIKGLIDLVGGKERFAQKLDSMFTFHPADDEELPLFSTGMIGQYAHGNEPSHHVIYLYNAVNQPWKTQQYAAKVMHELYMNTPAGLCGNEDCGQMSAWYVFSAMGFYPVDPVSSQYEIGTPLFPEVRMNLSNGKTFTVLAPAVSRENIYIQSVKMNGKPYDKSYITHDQIMKGVTLEFEMGNTPGPVWYE from the coding sequence ATGAAGCCACAATTTTATTTATCATTTGTACTAATATCTCTATTATTCACAGCCTGTACAACCACACCGAAAAAGGCTATCAACGACTATACACAATACGTAAATCCATTTATCGGAACCGATTTTACCGGAAACACCTATCCCGGCGCACAAGCACCATTCGGTATGGTACAACTCAGCCCGGATAACGGTTTACCCGGATGGGACAGAATCTCAGGATATTTCTATCCCGACAGTACTATTGCCGGATTCAGCCATACCCATTTATCGGGTACGGGAGCCGGTGACTTATATGACATCTCTTTCATGCCAGTCACACTACCCTATAAAGAAGCGGAAGCCCCATTGGGCATCTATTCCAAATTCTCCCATGACGAAGAATCCGCTACTGCCGGATACTATCAAGTAAGGCTGAAGGATTATGACATCCATGTGGAACTTACCGCCACCGAACGTTGTGGCATCCAACGATACACCTTCCCCGAAGCCAAGGCTGCCATCTTCCTAAACCTGGAGAAAGCCATGAACTGGGACTTCACCAACGACAGTTATATAGAAGTACTGGATTCCGTTACCATCCAAGGATACCGCTTTTCCGACGGTTGGGCACGCGACCAGCACATTTATTTCTGCACCCGTTTTTCAAAACCGTTTGCCTCTGTCGAGATGGACACCACCGCCATTATTAAAGACGGTAAACGCTTAGGAACGGCAACCGTTGCCCGCTTCAACTTCAATACGAAAAAAGACGAACAGATCACTCTCAGTACGGCTATTTCCGGAGTCAGCATGGAAGGAGCGGCAAAGAACCTGCAAGCAGAAGTTCCCGAAGATGACTTTGACAAATATCGCGAGGAAACCCGTGATAACTGGAACAAACAACTCTCTAAAATAGAGATCACAACCAACGATAACAATGACAAAGTTAACTTCTACACCGCCTTATACCATAGCATGATTGCCCCGACCATCTACAGCGATGTGGACGGAGCATACTACGGTCCCGACAAACAGACGCACCAAGCCAACGGCTGGGTGAACTACGGCACGTTCTCTCTTTGGGATACTTTCCGTGCCGCTCATCCGCTATTTACCTATACTGAACCGGAACGCACTAATGATATGGTCAAATCGTTCATCGCCTTCTACGAGCAAAACGGCCGCCTGCCGGTATGGAATTTTTACGGCAGTGAAACAGATATGATGATCGGCTACCATGCCGTTCCCGTCATTGTCGATGCCTACCTGAAAGGAATCGGTGACTTTGATCCCGAAAAAGCATTGGCAGCTTGCATAACAACCGCCAACCTGGATCATTACCGGGGCATTGGAGATTACAAGAAGATGGGATATATTCCTTATAATAAAGAAGACGGATACAACTCCGAAAACTGGTCACTGTCCAAAACCCTGGAATATGCTTATGACGATTATTGCATCGCCCGCATGGCAGAAAAAATGGGTAAAAAGGAGATAGCAGACGAATTCTATCAACGTTCCCAAAATTACCGCAATGTGTACAATCCCGCTACCTCGTTTATGCAACCCCGCGATGACAAAGGCGAATTCCAAAAAGATTTCAAAGCAGATGCTTATACACCGCATATCTGTGAAAGCAACGGCTGGCAATATTTCTGGTCAGTGCAACAAGACATAAAAGGTCTAATCGATCTAGTAGGCGGAAAAGAACGCTTTGCCCAGAAACTGGACAGCATGTTCACATTCCATCCCGCTGATGATGAAGAGTTACCGTTGTTCAGCACCGGCATGATCGGACAATATGCACATGGCAATGAACCGAGTCATCACGTCATCTATCTGTACAATGCCGTAAACCAGCCTTGGAAAACGCAGCAATATGCAGCTAAAGTAATGCACGAATTATATATGAATACTCCTGCCGGACTTTGCGGCAACGAAGACTGCGGCCAGATGTCAGCATGGTATGTATTCAGCGCAATGGGCTTCTATCCGGTCGATCCGGTAAGCAGCCAATATGAGATAGGCACTCCCCTCTTCCCAGAAGTCAGGATGAACCTGTCTAACGGCAAAACCTTCACCGTTCTTGCCCCTGCTGTCAGCAGGGAAAACATCTATATCCAATCGGTAAAGATGAACGGCAAACCTTACGACAAGAGTTACATCACCCACGACCAGATCATGAAAGGTGTAACTTTGGAATTTGAGATGGGCAACACCCCCGGCCCGGTATGGTATGAATAA
- a CDS encoding RNA polymerase sigma-70 factor, translating into MKEDFEITYKALFRKYYANLIFYATRLIGDEEAEDVVQDVFIELWKRKGNMEIGEQIQAFLYRAVYTRSLNILKHRNIESGYAAIVEEINQRRVEFYQPDNNEVIRRIEDRELRKEIYTAINELPDKCKEVFKLSYLHDMKNKEIADVMGVSLRTIEAHMYKALKFLRGRLSHLTLFLLLFLTK; encoded by the coding sequence ATGAAGGAAGATTTTGAAATCACCTACAAAGCCTTGTTCCGCAAATATTACGCTAATCTGATCTTCTACGCCACCCGCCTGATTGGTGACGAAGAAGCAGAGGACGTAGTACAAGACGTGTTCATAGAGCTTTGGAAACGAAAAGGCAACATGGAGATAGGGGAACAGATCCAGGCTTTCCTTTACCGGGCTGTATACACCCGTTCACTCAACATTCTGAAACATCGGAATATAGAAAGCGGATATGCTGCCATCGTCGAGGAAATCAACCAGCGACGTGTGGAGTTTTACCAACCGGACAACAATGAAGTGATCCGGCGGATAGAAGATCGTGAATTAAGAAAAGAAATATATACCGCAATCAACGAATTGCCAGACAAATGCAAAGAAGTATTCAAACTAAGTTATTTACACGACATGAAAAATAAAGAAATAGCAGACGTGATGGGCGTCTCGCTTCGAACGATTGAAGCGCATATGTACAAAGCCCTCAAATTCCTGCGTGGCAGACTCAGTCACTTAACACTCTTCTTATTATTATTTTTAACGAAATAA
- a CDS encoding FecR family protein — protein MNNLNEEIIAKFLMGTCTEDELIQVNTWINASEENARTLFRLEEIYQLGRENYVSDQKSRIDKAEKKLYKILSEETAKQHNLLKIHTWMKYAAIIAVILLGGTGIGYWIHNSDLTNNMIVAVASQGNVEEVMLPDGTRVWLNKSATLKYPRQFTETERNVYLDGEAYFEVAKNRDKPFIVESDAMRVRVLGTTFNLKCNKSQKLAETTLIEGEIEVKGNKDEGMIILSPGQKAELNRTSRRLTVKQVDARLDAVWHDNLIPFEQADIYGIVRTLERFYDVKIILAPGTQLKNTYSGVLKKKDNIESVLKSLKNAIPIDYKIVGSSIFISALKL, from the coding sequence ATGAATAATCTGAATGAAGAAATCATAGCCAAATTTCTTATGGGTACATGCACGGAGGATGAACTTATCCAGGTCAACACTTGGATAAATGCATCGGAAGAGAACGCACGTACCCTGTTCCGGTTGGAAGAAATATACCAGCTCGGACGGGAGAACTATGTTTCGGATCAAAAGAGCAGGATAGACAAGGCAGAAAAGAAACTATACAAGATACTATCCGAAGAAACAGCAAAGCAACACAATCTATTGAAGATACATACTTGGATGAAATATGCCGCTATCATCGCTGTCATCCTATTAGGGGGCACCGGCATCGGATACTGGATTCACAATAGTGACCTGACCAACAATATGATTGTGGCCGTTGCATCTCAAGGAAATGTAGAAGAAGTGATGCTGCCGGATGGAACCAGAGTATGGCTGAACAAGTCTGCCACGCTAAAATATCCACGCCAATTTACCGAAACAGAAAGAAATGTATACCTCGATGGGGAAGCCTATTTCGAGGTCGCCAAGAACCGTGACAAACCATTCATCGTGGAGAGTGACGCAATGAGAGTGCGTGTACTGGGCACCACATTCAACTTAAAATGCAATAAATCGCAAAAACTGGCCGAAACAACCTTGATAGAAGGTGAAATTGAGGTGAAAGGAAATAAAGACGAAGGTATGATCATACTCTCACCGGGACAGAAAGCCGAGTTAAACCGTACCTCCCGGCGACTGACCGTAAAGCAGGTAGATGCCCGTCTGGATGCCGTATGGCATGACAATCTGATTCCTTTTGAACAAGCTGACATTTACGGCATCGTCCGGACACTGGAGCGTTTCTATGATGTGAAAATCATTCTTGCCCCCGGTACCCAACTAAAGAACACGTATTCGGGAGTATTGAAAAAGAAAGATAATATAGAATCTGTATTAAAATCGTTAAAGAACGCCATACCGATCGATTACAAAATTGTCGGTAGCAGTATCTTTATCTCAGCATTAAAGTTGTAG
- a CDS encoding GH92 family glycosyl hydrolase, translating into MRKLFTLICAISCTLLIQAKDWTQYVNPLMGTQSSFALSTGNTYPAISRPWGMNFWTPQTGKMGDGWQYVYTANKIRGFKQTHQPSPWINDYGQFSIMPVVGSPEFDEEKRASWFSHKGEIARPHYYKVYLAEHDVVTEMTPTDRAVLFRFTFPENDHSYIVVDAFDKGSSIKVIPGQNKIIGYTTRNSGGVPENFKNYFVIEFDKPFTYKATFSDKSLKENMLEQTADHTGAVIGFKTRKGEIVHARVASSFISPEQAELNLKELGNDNFDSLVLKGQDAWNQVLGKIEVEGGNLDQYRTFYSCLYRSLLFPRKFYELDANGNVVHYSPYNGQVLPGYMFTDTGFWDTFRCLFPFLNLMYPSMNKQMQEGLINTYRESGFFPEWASPGHRGCMIGNNSASVLVDAYMKGVKVDDVNTLYEGLIHGTENVHPEVSSTGRLGHEYYNKLGYVPYDVKINENTARTLEYAYDDWCIYQMAKALNRPKKELKLFAQRAMNYKNVFDKESNLMRGRNEDGKFQSPFSPLKWGDAFTEGNSWHYSWSVFHDPQGLIDLMGGKASFVNMLDSVFAVPPVFDDSYYGQVIHEIREMTVMNMGNYAHGNQPIQHMIYLYNYAGEPWKAQYWLRQVMDRMYTPGPDGYCGDEDNGQTSAWYVFSALGFYPVCPGTDEYVLGAPLFKKATIHFENGNNLVIDAPANDDKNFYIESLRFNGNDYTKNYLKHGDLFKGGVIKFDMGSKPNTQRGTKPEDFPYSFSNEIEKK; encoded by the coding sequence ATGAGAAAACTTTTCACACTAATCTGTGCCATAAGCTGCACACTGTTGATCCAGGCGAAAGACTGGACACAATATGTGAACCCTCTAATGGGAACACAATCGAGTTTTGCATTATCAACCGGGAATACGTATCCTGCCATTTCCCGTCCTTGGGGAATGAACTTTTGGACTCCCCAGACCGGTAAGATGGGTGACGGATGGCAATATGTATATACTGCCAACAAAATCCGTGGTTTCAAACAAACCCACCAACCCAGTCCGTGGATCAATGATTACGGTCAGTTCTCAATCATGCCCGTTGTCGGTAGCCCTGAGTTTGATGAAGAAAAGCGCGCAAGCTGGTTTTCACACAAAGGAGAAATAGCCCGTCCACATTATTATAAAGTATATCTTGCCGAACACGATGTAGTCACTGAGATGACTCCGACAGATCGTGCTGTTCTTTTCCGCTTCACTTTCCCGGAAAACGATCATTCGTACATTGTGGTAGACGCTTTCGATAAAGGTTCGTCCATCAAAGTCATCCCCGGACAAAACAAGATCATCGGATATACCACACGCAACAGTGGCGGTGTACCAGAGAACTTTAAGAACTACTTCGTCATCGAATTCGACAAGCCTTTCACTTACAAAGCCACTTTTTCCGACAAATCACTGAAAGAGAATATGCTTGAACAGACAGCGGATCATACCGGAGCAGTAATCGGTTTTAAAACTCGTAAAGGTGAAATCGTACACGCCCGTGTGGCCTCTTCGTTCATCAGCCCCGAACAAGCAGAATTGAATCTGAAAGAACTCGGTAACGATAACTTCGATTCTCTTGTCCTGAAAGGACAAGATGCATGGAACCAGGTTTTAGGAAAGATCGAGGTAGAAGGTGGCAACCTTGACCAATACCGTACTTTCTATTCATGCCTGTATCGTTCACTCCTCTTCCCACGTAAGTTCTACGAACTGGATGCCAACGGAAATGTAGTACACTATAGCCCCTACAACGGACAGGTATTGCCGGGATACATGTTTACCGATACCGGTTTCTGGGACACTTTCCGTTGCCTGTTCCCCTTCCTCAATCTGATGTATCCGTCTATGAACAAGCAGATGCAGGAAGGATTGATCAATACGTACCGTGAAAGTGGTTTCTTCCCCGAATGGGCAAGCCCCGGACATAGAGGTTGCATGATTGGAAACAACTCAGCTTCCGTTTTGGTAGATGCCTATATGAAAGGTGTGAAAGTAGACGATGTGAATACTTTGTATGAAGGATTGATCCACGGAACAGAAAACGTTCATCCTGAAGTATCTTCTACTGGCCGATTGGGACATGAATACTATAACAAGTTGGGATATGTTCCTTACGATGTGAAGATCAACGAAAATACTGCCCGTACGCTTGAATATGCCTATGACGATTGGTGTATCTACCAAATGGCAAAAGCATTGAACCGCCCGAAAAAGGAGTTGAAGCTTTTTGCACAGCGGGCAATGAACTACAAGAATGTGTTCGATAAAGAATCGAACCTGATGCGTGGCCGTAACGAAGACGGTAAGTTCCAGTCTCCATTTTCTCCGCTAAAATGGGGAGATGCATTTACAGAAGGTAACAGCTGGCATTATTCATGGTCGGTATTCCACGATCCGCAAGGGCTGATCGATCTGATGGGTGGAAAGGCCTCATTTGTCAATATGCTCGACTCCGTATTTGCCGTACCGCCTGTTTTCGATGACAGTTATTACGGACAAGTTATTCATGAAATCCGCGAAATGACAGTGATGAACATGGGTAACTATGCGCATGGTAATCAGCCTATCCAACATATGATTTACCTGTACAATTATGCGGGCGAACCCTGGAAAGCTCAATACTGGTTACGCCAGGTGATGGATCGCATGTACACACCGGGACCTGATGGTTACTGTGGTGACGAAGACAATGGACAAACCTCTGCATGGTATGTATTTTCCGCATTGGGTTTCTATCCGGTATGTCCGGGAACCGATGAATATGTACTCGGCGCTCCGCTTTTCAAGAAAGCAACGATACATTTTGAAAATGGAAACAATTTGGTAATCGATGCTCCGGCTAATGATGACAAGAATTTCTATATCGAATCGCTCCGGTTCAACGGAAACGATTATACCAAGAACTATCTGAAACACGGAGATTTATTCAAAGGTGGGGTCATCAAATTTGACATGGGTAGCAAACCTAATACGCAAAGAGGTACGAAACCGGAGGACTTCCCGTATTCTTTCTCAAATGAGATTGAAAAGAAATAA
- a CDS encoding hexokinase family protein: MEKNIFNLDNEQLKEIARLFRERVIEGLNKENAEIQCLPTFITPDVTGVNGKALVLDLGGTNYRVAIVDFGHKTPSILPENGWKKDMSVMKSPGYSREELFKELADMIIEIKREEEIPIGYCFSYPTESVPGGDAQLLRWTKGVDIKEMVGQLVGKPLLDYLNERSNIKFTGIKVLNDTIASLFAGLTDSSYDAYIGLIVGTGTNMATFIPADKIKKLDPTCKVKGLVPVNLESGNFLPPFLTAVDDTVDATSGSVGKQRFEKAVSGMYLGDILKATFPLEEFEEKFDARKLSAIMNYPDINKDIYVDVAHWIYNRSAQLVAASLAGLIMLLKSYNENTRKICLVAEGSLFWSENRMDKDYNILVMEKLRELLDEFGLGEIDVHINNLNNANLIGTGIAALS, from the coding sequence ATGGAAAAGAATATTTTCAATTTGGATAACGAGCAACTCAAAGAGATTGCTCGCTTATTCCGGGAAAGGGTAATAGAAGGATTAAATAAAGAGAATGCGGAGATACAATGTCTTCCCACTTTTATCACACCTGATGTTACTGGGGTTAATGGGAAAGCACTGGTTCTCGACCTGGGGGGAACCAATTATAGGGTGGCAATAGTCGATTTCGGTCATAAGACGCCATCCATTCTTCCGGAAAACGGCTGGAAAAAAGATATGTCGGTCATGAAATCGCCCGGGTATAGCCGTGAAGAGCTTTTTAAAGAGCTGGCAGATATGATTATCGAAATTAAAAGGGAAGAGGAAATTCCTATCGGTTATTGTTTTTCTTATCCCACGGAATCGGTTCCGGGAGGTGATGCCCAGCTGTTGCGTTGGACGAAGGGTGTCGATATCAAAGAGATGGTCGGTCAACTTGTAGGAAAACCCTTACTCGACTACCTGAATGAAAGAAGCAATATTAAGTTTACAGGCATTAAAGTGCTGAATGATACGATTGCCAGTCTGTTTGCCGGGCTTACCGATAGTAGTTATGATGCTTATATCGGTCTGATTGTTGGAACGGGAACCAACATGGCTACTTTTATTCCTGCTGATAAAATTAAGAAGCTTGATCCAACGTGCAAAGTGAAAGGCTTGGTTCCCGTTAATCTTGAATCAGGAAATTTCCTTCCGCCCTTCCTTACAGCGGTGGATGATACGGTGGATGCAACTTCCGGGAGTGTAGGAAAACAGCGTTTTGAGAAAGCGGTTTCCGGCATGTATCTGGGGGATATCTTGAAAGCAACCTTTCCGTTGGAAGAGTTTGAAGAGAAGTTCGATGCCCGTAAACTTTCCGCTATAATGAATTATCCCGACATTAATAAGGATATATATGTGGATGTGGCACACTGGATTTATAATAGGTCGGCACAATTAGTGGCAGCTTCACTTGCAGGTCTTATCATGTTGCTGAAATCTTATAATGAAAATACCCGGAAGATTTGCTTGGTTGCCGAAGGCAGTCTTTTCTGGAGTGAAAACAGGATGGATAAGGATTATAATATCCTTGTTATGGAGAAATTGCGTGAACTCCTTGATGAATTCGGCTTGGGGGAGATCGATGTCCATATCAATAATCTGAATAATGCCAATCTGATAGGGACGGGAATTGCCGCATTGTCTTGA